The Gopherus evgoodei ecotype Sinaloan lineage chromosome 20, rGopEvg1_v1.p, whole genome shotgun sequence nucleotide sequence gctacTTGGAGAAAGCAAATTTCAGACTCAGAAACATGAACACGGCTCCCTGGAAAACTGATCACACACTCCACCCAGGGGACAAGCTGAGCAACGTGACATGATCTTGCCATCCAATCACCTTTACGCTGCATTGCTGGGGTGTCAGTCTCATGCTCTTCATGCAATTAACGTCCTACCTTTGTCCAACTAGGTCCCATCTCCACCTACCAGCTCTCCCTATCCCCATCTCCCTCCGTATCTTTGCACCAGGGTCAGTGCATGAAGTAACTTCCAATCCATGGCTAGGCCAAGGCATACAGAGAATCTCACACAGCCTATGAGAGGCAGCAACCATCTGGCAGGTGCTGTGTTGAAAGTTGCATAAAACAGATTTGGTCTCTGGGCCCCACCCAGTGCCCCATTGAAGACAGTGGAAGGTGTCACAGATCTGGTTGATCTCCCCCAGCTGGACACTTCCCAGACAGCTGTGAAGTGGATTCAAAAGCTGAATCCCATATGCCCTTAGCTTGCTGAGGATGGCAGAGGTTACACACTGTTTCTGGCTGTGGATCTTATGCCTGACACCCCTTTGAGCACTGAGGCCCTGCAGTCCAAATCCTAGGTCCTGAGACTAATGCCATCTACACCGTGCCTCCCAGCAGCTCTTGCATGTTCCCAGAATGCCCCGCAGGGTTACAGGGATGCAGAAGCAAATGGACACAGGCATAGCAAAAGGTTTGTAACTCAGAACCTCAGCACAAGAGAGCACATATCATTTAGAGAACAACCCCCCTCCTGGGCACAGGACTGAAAACCCTTAGAGAAATGATTCTAATAAGCCTTTGATTGCTTTGTTGGTCACTCTACAGGGAATGAAGCTGGTGAGAAGTTTGCACTGGCAGCTGGAGTCTGTGCAAGAGATAGTGAATGCACGGAGATGAGGTAGgagcctcttttcccttcactaGCAGCAGCCTCTCCGCTATATAAAGAGAGGGACCTGAATGGAGCCTGCCCTGAGGATGATGTACTAAGACTCTGGTTCTTCGGCTGTGCACAGTGATGGCAACCTGTGGGCTTGCTCAGCAGCTCCCTACCCTGGCGCCAGGTGGCGAGTTCCCAGCACTGCTTGGCGACCAGGTAGGTCATCTCGCAGAGACCGAGAAGGATGCACAGGATGGCAGTGGCCACCATGAAGTAGGTGAAGAGTTTCTTCTCGGTGGGCCTAGCGATGAAGCAGTCGACTGTGTTGGGGCAGGGGGCCTCAGGGCACCGCACCACGCAGGGCAGGTTGAAATTGGCGTAGAGCCGGTGGAAGATGCAGAGGAAAGTCATGTCCACAGCAACTTTGAAGACAAGGCTGAGCAGGTAGGTCCACCACAGCCCTCCCCGCTTCTTGCCGAGGTCAGGGTAGAGCCGGCGGCAGTTCTTTCCCTCCGCCTCCTGGCTCTTCCTCTGCTTGGCCTCCCGGTAGGCCACATGCATGACCACcagcagggtggggcaggtgaCCAGGATGAGCTGCAGGGCCCAGAGGCGGATGTGGGAGACAGGGAAGAAGTGGTCATAACAGACGTTGGAGCAGCTGGGCTGACGCGTTACACTAAAAATCCCTCTGGTCGTCGCTCCACACCTGGTCAGCCGCCACCATGTAGACCAGGAAGCGGAAGACAAAGACCACGGAGAGCCAGATGCGCCCGAAGGCCGTGGAGTACTTGTTCACCCCGCTCAGAAGCTCCTGGAGCCAGGACCAATTCATCCTCTCGTTTGGGGTTAGCAAAGCAGGAGCTGGAATGGAGACAACCAAGCTGCAGTGAGTGGAACGGGCTACATGAGGGCTAGACTGCAGCAAGCACTGCGTGCCTGCGCACAGGAGTAAGAACACCCCTGTGGGGGCTACACATCCCTGGGGTCTCTTCGGGCCTTGGTGCCAGCCCCTACTCTCTTGGCCAGCAGTGGAGACAGTCCAGGATGGAGACCAACAGTAAATTCCTGCCCCTCACCCTGAGCAAGGGAGGGACAGGGGTGAACTGTGTCTCACAGGTGGGTTTCTGTGTTAGGATTCCCTCCCCGGCTGTTCTTGGGGTGCTGCTGCTAATGCACATGCCTTGCTCAGGGCTGCGTCTGAAGGAACAATGTACCCTGGATTTGACATAAGCCCCGTTACCACTGCTCTCGCCTCCCCGCCACTGCAGAGTAACGCCAGCGTTCTCATATGGCCTGCACTGATCGGAGCCACGCACCTTGCTGGAGATATAGCCCATGGCCTGAGGAAAGCAACTGAGGGTCTTTAATGGGACCAGCATGCAGACCACAGCCCTCTTGTACTCTAGAATGAAATTCAATCCCGTGCAGCACCACGCTCAGGCCCTATTTAAGCCCTCATGTGTGCTGACCTCTGCCTATAACCTCTGCTTAAGACAACAGAGCCCTGCATGGGACTCGAGTGGTGGCTAGTCCTTTTGCTGGCTCATTGTACCGGGCTGGATTTCACCCTTAGCCCACATGCCTGTGCTTGTTTTCCCCAGCATGCATTTCACACGGCCTGCTAGTATCAGTTGCCTCCTGCCAACCCGCACTGTCTTCCACAAGGCCATGCTGAGCAAAATGGGTGCAGCTATCTGAAGAAAAGAACATACACCACCAGGAGCATTGCCTCCGGGAGTGACAGCACAATGCATAGCAGGGACTTAATGGGAGCTGACAGTTTCACACCAGGAGGCCACAGGGATGAAGTTCCCTCCCTTCCAAATTCTCTTAAAGAGATGCAAAGTTTTCAGAAAGTACCTTTCTCTCCGTGTGGGTTTCAAAGGCCCAGAGTTTCCAAAGGGACTAGTGATTTCAGGTGATCCAATGTCAGACACATTAAAGAGACTTGCCTTTCAGAAATCTAagtgaaaatctggcctctttAAGGCACCTAAAGTCagacacccccttccctccccaaaaaGGAAGTTCCTTAAATGACTAGCGGTTTAGGAAAATCTTGGCCCAAGATAACAATGAAAACCCAATAATAAACTGAATATTACATTCAACGTTAATGTTACTGATGAGTGCGCTTGCCATGGAATTATTGTTCATTATTCATTCCAGAAGACATTCAGGTACGGCTTGAGGTCCTCAGGAATTACAGTGCAGCCCGAGTCGCTGCAGAACACAACATATTACTGCAGTAAACCAGATCAGGGTTTGCCATTTAGTGCTGTTGTtttatctatttttgtttattaacGAGTTGTGGATGTTGTGTTAATGTGCTTCCATGTGGCTCTGTTCATAAATTCTCCAGTCCACTGGGTCACTTACTTCGCTAGTTGTTGGCCTGACCCTGTCAACCTTTACTCACTTGAGCAGGCCTTGCTGAGACGAATAGTGCCACTGATTAGTCAAGAGATTCCACGGGGGAGGAAGAGTTTGCAGGAAgagtcttagggctggtccagagtgggggggggaaatcgatcttagatacgcaacttcagctacgtgaataacgtagctgaagtcgaatatctaagatcggattactcacccatccagatggcgcgggattgatgttcgcggctctccgtgtcgattccggaattccgttggggttgatggagttccggaatcgatataagcgcgctcggggatcgatatatcgcgtctagattagatgcgatatatcgatccccgagcaatcgattttaactcgccgatacggtgggtagtctggacgtacccttaaaGCATACACTGTTGCGTGGTGCCTTACTCTGAgcaggccactgaagtcaaggtgCTGTTCCAGCTAagggggcagaatctggccctctgtgtgTTCAGTGtgtgaaaaaaagggaaaaattatAAGATAACAAtcggaggggaggggcagcatgATGTAGGGGCTAGGGTACAGGGCTAGGAGACCTGCATTCCGTTCTCCCCTCTCCTACTGACTGATTGTGTGACctctggcaagtcacttcatgtcACAGTACTTGTTTCCCCTGCCTCCCTTAAGCTGTCTTGTTTTTGGagactataaactctttggggcatgtattatgcttagcacaatggggaccaGATTTTGGTTGGGGCCACTACATGCTCTGGTAATGCAATATGATTACTCTGCAAGGGATTTCCCTTGGGTTTGGGGCCGCGCTTTGCATTGGACATACCCGTCCATCCAAGTCCAAACATTTGCAGTGTTAGTGAAAAAGCAGATGCCACTATTGGCGGAGACTGGCAGTTTGCACCCAGATTTTTCTGAAAATTGGAACATAGCCCCTTAGTGATAATGTCTAGCGTTCTTAGCTTctgagctcttcaggacagggattgGGTCTTCATGAGTGTTGGTGCAGCCCCTAGCACATGGGACTCTGATCCCAATTGGACTGGGAACCCTTCTACAATATCAATATTAAATACTACCAGTAATTTGATTATAACTTTCCATAGCAAACAAACAACAAAGCTCACCTCCATGAAATCACTGGAATATACAGTGTATCCTCCAGCAATTCGACAATATTATCTATCATATTCACAACATCTGGAGCTATCGCTCTATCCATGCACTTCGCTTTGATACCTGAATGTCTAGTGCATGTGTAACACATTAATAAATTCACGAATCAATCAGAACCTCAGTCACACGATACCACTGGAATGTAACTTTGCACTGACAAAGTGCTTTAGCAACGGGAAACATTGTAAGCTGTAATACCATGTCTCTCATTGCGTGAACGTCTCTGTTACACATTCCCACCCCATGCACAGCACTTGCCTCCTGAGAGTAGACGCTATGCCAGCTTGCAGAACAGCCAAGTTTATTATCCTGCATGTAGGCTCCTTTAAATCACACTGCACCTGCCCACCCAGGGTATTTCCCCTAGCCCAAGCAAGCTCTTGCCATGCCTCTTACCTGACGGTAGAGAAGTCCATAAACTCTCTCTAGCTATTCCATTGCAGCGCAGTCTGAAAGCTCTTGCTGCCTTTGCTGATGCACCTGGGATGCGTACACCTGTTGGGCGTGCCTCCCTTTCACCAATGAGCTCAGCAGCCCTTCTTcatagagatttaaaaaaacaaaaaaccccaaaaagccTAGagtcacagaaaaataaaatggacCTGACATGTTAGCTCAGAATTATACACTGCCCAGTGAgctccatgggagttttgccatggacttcataGAGACAAGGGCATTATCCTTCTGCAATGTGTGAGAGCAGAAGGATAATGCTTTGCCTTTCTTAGAGAAATTGCTTTGGAAGCAGGAATCCCCTAATGTGCCAACCCCACTCGTGCTATCCACTAAGGTGCTTCCCCCACTTTGCAGACAACGAGACCACTGCTTTGAGGGGTGAAATGACTCTCCCAAGGGCCTGTAGCAGAGTCAGGGCCGGGCACGTCACCAGCACTCGGCAAGTAATAAACAATTCACAAGACATTACATGAGTGAAGCTGGAAACGGAACCAAAAGAGATTCCTGGTCCCCTGTCCTCTGCTCCAACCAGTCTCAGCTCCCACCTTGCTAATCAAAACTGATTAGCTATGAGGATGCTGGCTTCCAGAGGCTGTTCTTTTTCTGATTCAGTGGCTGTTTGCAGGTGAATCCTGGCTCTTTATAAAAGTAAAGGCCTATTTTTAATAGTGTTTAGAAAATTGCTTTCCGTGCATTATATTACAAGAAGGCTTCCCCCAAGGCACACACATGAACAGAGGTACTGCCAGACCACAGGTTGTCCAGGTTCCAATACTCAACAgtggccagctgcagctgctccagagGAAGATGATAGAGGGCCATATTTCCAAGGgtgagaagttttttttttttttttttttgagaactaGGGAGTTTATTCCATCCATCTCTGCAAGCAAATCTTCAATGCTGTAAAAACGTTTGGGGGGCACCTTTTGAGAAATCCCATTCACAAACATTTCTGCCATTTAAGCTAAAACAAAGGACAAGAAACAGAAATAAAGCCCATTTCTTATAAAGAGACAGTTTTATTTGTTGCAAGGGTACAGAAGGCGAGAAATACATACGGGGTCAGATCCGCAGCGGGTGTGAAAGGGGACAACTCCACTCTCTACAGAGCAGCTGAGTGGATTCATAGCAGCTGAGGGGCTGGCCTATGGACTGTGCAGGGCCGTGGCTAAATGAATTGTTCATGTTGggcttttaaaatatatgcatcACGTCCACACCGCATGGCTCTGCAGAAGGTCATCAGTGCTACATATGCTACCTTAGCTCTGTGAATATGGAATGAGTATAGAATTCCACCCTTTGGGGGAGGATCATCCCTGAAATGCTgccatctctggggtgaaacACAGCAGCCATCCAGTGCCAGTGACCTTAAatcataattttctttttaagaggGGGAGTGACGTATGTGAGAATTTAGGGCAGCAGGATGCAGTTTCCTGCTTTGGCTCTGTCATCACTAGCTACTCCCTAAAGGATGCTATGGGATGTTAGATGACAAATCACTCCGCAGCAAGAGGGTCACCCACACAGCTCCTCTTGCTCTCTCAACAAAAGGAGATGTTTGAACCTGACCCAAGGGAACAACTTCctaccaagggatgtggtggatgcTCCACCCtgtggagtctttaaatcaagactggatgcctttctcaAAGATGGGCTCTAGTTCAATGGAAAGTTACGGGCCTGATGCTGGAATGGCTGGGTGGAATCCTCTGGCTTGTgttacgcaggaggtcagacgggatgatcataatggccttGAAAACCAGTGAATCTAGGAgatatttttctttccccttgaCCGCCCCCTTACCCCCCTCCCCCGTCAGCAAAACTCTTTAATTCCCTAAGGGTGAATGGATTCCCCATCACCGACATCAGCAAGTGTTTAGTTTCCTTGACTTGAATCTCTGGCAGGATGGATTATTGGGCATTTCTGGCAGATGGGAAAACGCTGCATTCTGTTCTTGGGAAGCCTCCCATTCTTTCTAGTGTCTTCTGCTACCCCCAGTTGGTCCTGTTGGGTTAAGCAGAGCTGAAGGACTGTTCATGAAATGAGGCACTTTGGAGACCTCACCCCCCTCTCCCTAGCAGGCTTGGAGAGAAAATACCCACTTGGCCTaggcagccccaccccaggaaCATTCACGGCCAGGCCGGTTTTCTCCAACATCCCCCTACCATTTGGCATGTCACTCAGGGACAGACAGAAGGATCTGGCTCTGTTTCCACAGTGGCTGAGAAATTCTCACTGCCAGCTGAGAAGTCTGGCTTGTTCCTTACATCCCACTCCTCTCTCTGAGGCTGGACCTTCCAATGGACGCCTGTGAAGTTAGGCTGGGCATGGAACGGGGAGACACAGGAGGGCACAATCCTGCATGATGTCTCACCACAAGAATTGCCAGGCTGGGTCAGAGCAAGGGTCCTTCGAGCCCTGTGTCCTGTCTCCAgtagtggccagcagcagctgctgcaagaaCCCATCAAATCTCATAAAAGTCTAAATCCCACAACTCTAGGCTTTGCATTAAGAACATGAGatcggccacactgggtcagaccaaaggtccatccagaccagtatcctgtctactgacagtggccaatgccaggtgccccagaggggaatgaacagaacagggaatcatcaagtgatccatcccctgccgcccactgccagcttgtggcaaacagaggccagggacaccaaccctgcccagcctggctaatagccattaatgggtctatcatttatctagctcttttttgaaccctgttatagtcttggccttcactacatcctctgaacattccccttccccctgcttctcTCCAGTCTGTGGTTCCAATAGGACTTCCCACTGACTAGCAAGGCCATTCTTCTCTAAAGTGCCGGAGTCCAGTTATTTCCACCAGACCAATGCAAGGCAGGGGGAAGCACCCAATGTCCTTAACACCCGGGCTTGTGATGGGAGCCGAGCTGCCAGCAGAGGCCAGGTCTGATCTTGGCTCGTGACATCTAGGCATGGCCAACAAGGAGGGCTGGTCTCGAACGAGGGCCGTTCTGCACGGAGACAGCCTCCCTAGGTCTTTCCCTCCGCTTAGGAGATAACATCTTCTCTTATCTGGGAACTGGCTGTGTTTGGAGCCATGACTAGCTTGCAATCCGCCGCGTGGAAAACCTGCCCTCTGGGCTCGAGGCTGTCCTGCTCGCCGTGGGAGAGGGAACAGTTCTTGTTATGAACGATGCTCCTGAACTGCCTGGTTTCCCTCCGGCTGCTCTtgcttctggacagcagggactCCTGGCACCGTTTCCCCACCAGATAGCAGGCCTCCACCACGCTCAGCAGGACGCAGAGGCAGGCCGTGACCACCATGAAGAGGGTGAAGATGTTCTTCTCCGTGGGCCGGGAGATGAAGCAGTCCACGATGTTGGGGCACGGGGGGATCTCGCACTTCACCACGCTGGGGAGGGTGTAGTTCTTGTAGAACCGGTGGAAGATGTAGAGGAAAACCACATCCACAGCAGCCTTAAAGACAAGGCTGAGCAGGTAGGTCCACCACAGCCCTCCCCGCTTCTTGCCGGGGTTGGGGTAGAGTTGGTGGCAGTTCTCGCCCGCTACCTCCCGGTGCTTCTGCTCCCTGGCTTCCCGGTAGGCCACGTGCATGATCaccagcagggaggggcaggtgaCCAGGATGAGCTGCAGGGCCCAGAGGCGGATGTGGGAGACGGGGAAGAAGTGGTCGAAGCAGACATTGGAGCAGCCGGGCTGGCGTGTGTTGCAGTCAAAGTCCTTGTGGTCATCGCTCCACACCCGCTCTGCCGCCACCACGTAGACCAGCAACCGGAAGATGAAGACCAGGGAGAGCCAGATGCGCCCGAAGGCCGTGGAGTATTTGTTCACCCCGCTCAGGAGCCCTTCGAAGATACCCCAGTTCATGGTCCGTGGCTCCCGTTAATTGGGTCTGCAAGGGGAAGAAATAAAGAGACGCTAATCAATATTCCAGGCTCCGGCTCTAAGCACATTCCActtccagagctgggaagagaactcaggagtcctgcctcccagtgcCACCCctactgctctaaccacttgcTCACACTCTCTCTCAGAGATGGGAATgcaacccaggtgtcctgacttccaGTGCCACGCCTTCccagctctagccactagacctcactcctcTCTAATAGCTGGGAAtctaacccaggagtcctgcctcttgTTTCTCCCCGCTGCCTGaacaccccccctcccagagccattaACAGAACCCATGTGCTCACATCACACTGCACACAGACAAAGCAGCTTGTAACCCACTGGCCACAGACATGGCCTAGACTGTGAAGCTGGGAGTGTCTACAGGGGACAGGGCAATCTTGGTGAGGTTTTATGACCGTCACTCAGCCctgagagtatttttttttttaaatacatgggCTGAAACTCACCCCTCGCACCGGCCTATGCAGCACTTACAGGACTAGCTGCGGGAGAGATTTAAGTTGTGTCTAGGCCACGTATTGGCTCTCTGCAGCGGGGTGAAGTTACCCCTCACGCAAAGTTTGTTGGTGTCTGAAGTGACTGAGGAACCTAACCAGTCCCTAACATGTGACGCTTCCAACTCTGTGAAGGTACAAATAGCAGAAGGAAGCACCACGTTTAAAGCAGGTAGGGCAGTGCGAATCGGACACACCCCACCAAACGTGGCTGAGCTTGTACGGGAAGTCTAGCTCTCGGGTAAGCACAAGAATTGCAGTTTAGCAATGCTTGGTCCTCCTCTAAGAAAGGATCCTTTCCTAAACGCTGCTTCCTGAGAGGCAAAGGCAGGGCAAGTGAGGAAAGAAAGTCCGTTCCCCCAAAGGCCCCCATGGAGCCAGGGTGGAAAATGGTGATTCATCTCTCGTCAGCCTGAGAAATGAGATGTATTGATTCATCCCAGGGTAAGCCTTTGCCCACTTTCCTGCAGAAACAAACGGCGGATGGTGGCAGGCTGCAACCCGATGGcttctgcagaggaaagtgatGCACGGACCCAGGGCAGGTGGGAGGAAGGGTGGGAAAGGGACGAGGGGCCGGAGCTGCAACCTCCATGGGAGGGACATCAGCTGGGAGGTCAATTCCCCACCAGATTCAGGCCTGGCAAGTAAGTCAGCGGTGTGCTTGACTCGACCTGAAATGCGATGACCTGGCAGAGAAACCCAGTGAGATTGGGGTCAAAGCCTTTTGCTGTGGGGCTCACGGGACCCCACTATGGGAAGGGATAAGGATGGATGGGGCCATTCTGCACCCTTCACCCATTATTTCAAATTGCAGTTGTGCCTAGAAGCCCCAGCCATGGGCTAGGACCCCACTGTTCTGGGCTTGTAGCGCACCAGTGCAAACAGAgggtccatgccccaaagagcttacagctgGAGCTCTGCTATCTCAGACTGATGGCTGAGGCCAACGTAGAAGAGGGCAATATCTAAATAGACTCTGTCACTGAGCTGCCCAGGCCAATGGTGACCCCCTTCCCAGTCTGAATGGGGGCTGCTAATTCGAAGTCCCCTTCCACGTCCCTTCCTTTCTTGGTCACATCTCTAGTCACTGAGCAAAGCTGGACGAGTCTTGTACTAGAATAAAAGATGGCCAGGAAGATGGGGTTAGATCTCCAGCCAGCGAGAAACCAAAACTCCTGATTTTCTCCGGAGACCATTCCCGGGTGCAGATTTTGGGGGTTTCAGAGCGCAGTGGCTCTCCCCACCCATCTCTCTCTTAGGCCAGCCCCTCTTTACCAAGCTATTTGTTATTCACTTGGCTTGAGTTGCCAGGCACGGCCTCAGAAAACCACCCATAAAACAAGCTAAGGGATGAATCATGTAATAGGTCAGCAGCTCTGATGTCAAAGGTCCTCTCCCATCCCAGGAATCTGACCTGTGctacagtggcagagccaggaaccagATCTCCCATGCTGTCCTCCCTCCACGCCCCCGGCCAGGGCGCTGTGCGTTTGGAGGGGAAGGCCCATTCCTCAGGCCTGACAAACAACTGGAGGTGGCACCTTGTGTATGCAAGGCAACCGACATCCCAACTGGGCACCAAAACAAAGTCTGGgcggaaggatgttgataaacctGGCTGCTGCATCCCATACAAGGTGGATGCTTGGCTAGTGTGGAACAGCCCGGATAAATACCAggaggctgaggaggaggagggcgggACTGGGAAATCTCAAGTCACTATCAGTACAGACACAAATCAAGAACCAGGAGGATTAGGAAAAGCTACACTAGGTTatagagggaggggaaatggactGGTGGTTAGACCTCGTGGCCAGGAGACTTGACTTTTACTCCTGGCTTTGATCCAGAATCACTGTGTGTCTTGGACAAGTCACcagacctctgtgcctcagtttccccatcagtgaaTAAGGATGATATTCACCGTCCTTTGCAAAGCTCTTTGAGAGCAGCACATGTACAGTGCTACATGAATGCAAACTATGATTATTAATCAGCTACTCTGCCATAGAGgcacactgacacacacaacaCAGCCCCAACATACACCCACAGCAAGTAACGCAGCATGCACAACACCCAACTCATGCATATCCAGGACACACGCTAGAGCCCATGGGGCTGATTCTGCCCTTACTCAGATATAAACCTGGAGTAACTTTCTCTCACTCCCCCTCTAGCTAGCTACAGAGCCAGACACAAGACTAGACACACACGAAACACACGCTGACACGCTTCATTGCAAACACCTAGGACCAGCCTGGGGTGCTTTGCTTCTCTCCGGTGTACTGTGGGCATAAATCCAAGACAAACCGACAGCCCAAGTTCCTTTTTGTGCCCATGTGTCCGACACACATGCCCCGG carries:
- the LOC115637774 gene encoding LOW QUALITY PROTEIN: gap junction beta-4 protein-like (The sequence of the model RefSeq protein was modified relative to this genomic sequence to represent the inferred CDS: inserted 2 bases in 1 codon; substituted 1 base at 1 genomic stop codon), translating into MNWSWLQELLSGVNKYSTAFGRIWLSVVFVFRFLVYMVAADQVWSDDQRDFXCNAXQPSCSNVCYDHFFPVSHIRLWALQLILVTCPTLLVVMHVAYREAKQRKSQEAEGKNCRRLYPDLGKKRGGLWWTYLLSLVFKVAVDMTFLCIFHRLYANFNLPCVVRCPEAPCPNTVDCFIARPTEKKLFTYFMVATAILCILLGLCEMTYLVAKQCWELATWRQGRELLSKPTGCHHCAQPKNQSLSTSSSGQAPFRSLSLYSGEAAASEGKRGSYLISVHSLSLAQTPAASANFSPASFPVE
- the LOC115637601 gene encoding gap junction beta-5 protein-like; translation: MNWGIFEGLLSGVNKYSTAFGRIWLSLVFIFRLLVYVVAAERVWSDDHKDFDCNTRQPGCSNVCFDHFFPVSHIRLWALQLILVTCPSLLVIMHVAYREAREQKHREVAGENCHQLYPNPGKKRGGLWWTYLLSLVFKAAVDVVFLYIFHRFYKNYTLPSVVKCEIPPCPNIVDCFISRPTEKNIFTLFMVVTACLCVLLSVVEACYLVGKRCQESLLSRSKSSRRETRQFRSIVHNKNCSLSHGEQDSLEPRGQVFHAADCKLVMAPNTASSQIREDVIS